In Paraflavitalea devenefica, the following are encoded in one genomic region:
- a CDS encoding serine/threonine-protein kinase encodes MATSIFKEYFKGYEILGELGRGNARVLKARSIHTGELVAIKHFAFNTDPDTLRRFQRESEIMKSIQHDYIVKIIEVHLDAELPYIVMQLVEGGDLRSLLRMHRTLDVPTVIRLAHHMAEALDAIHAKAVVHRDVKPENIMYRKHPSGEIQFLLTDFGIAKLREQSDSITVTGASMLTYDYASPEQFNQSKNVSTPTDFYSLGVVIYECLTGVVPFEYEQDDLLMHINRVIASPIPVPRLPDGRTLPPSLLLLLEGLLTKQGTHRLADPVQVRHLLKMAAIEDLRGITTITPPAPRHTIPYEAPSVPPPAKKSPVTFIAVVLLLISGAVFFSWTTLIKSRADAAEPESSKINPSRVKEVKYTVPGEKTKYQVTPTRPPVGEILSIAAGPQEVVETERAATADPGITLNNGIYFNDFSDPEDTSWDIGADDNSEFSLENGKYVMKGLADSLSYSTAIKINLDIHKDFTITANATHWSGSTGDPFGINFCGDQERDSYFVFYITSNGYYSIGALIKDQWNVLVDWTASPNIRPDAGMNMLTIEKQGGLLRFFINDQLEKIMGFPGGFGNYFGLRVDGAQTVSFDQLIVKGSQ; translated from the coding sequence ATGGCCACCTCGATCTTCAAAGAATACTTCAAGGGGTATGAAATCCTGGGTGAACTGGGAAGGGGTAATGCACGGGTACTAAAGGCAAGAAGCATCCACACCGGAGAGCTCGTTGCCATTAAGCACTTTGCTTTCAATACCGATCCCGATACACTCCGGCGTTTCCAGCGTGAATCGGAAATCATGAAATCCATTCAGCATGATTACATTGTTAAGATCATAGAAGTACACCTTGATGCAGAATTGCCTTACATTGTAATGCAACTGGTAGAAGGCGGCGACCTGCGCAGCCTGCTGAGGATGCACCGAACACTGGACGTTCCCACTGTCATCAGGCTGGCGCATCACATGGCAGAAGCCCTGGACGCCATTCACGCCAAAGCAGTCGTTCACCGGGATGTGAAGCCGGAAAACATTATGTACCGTAAACACCCTTCCGGGGAGATACAATTCTTACTGACCGATTTTGGCATTGCAAAACTGCGGGAGCAATCAGATTCCATCACTGTTACTGGGGCTTCCATGCTCACCTACGATTATGCGTCGCCGGAACAATTCAACCAGTCGAAAAATGTATCTACGCCCACCGATTTCTATTCATTGGGCGTAGTTATCTATGAATGCCTTACCGGCGTAGTGCCTTTTGAATACGAGCAGGACGACCTGCTCATGCACATCAACCGGGTAATCGCATCGCCCATTCCTGTTCCCCGTCTGCCGGATGGCCGCACATTGCCGCCCAGCCTCCTGCTATTGCTGGAGGGCCTGCTCACCAAGCAGGGTACACACCGCCTGGCTGATCCCGTACAGGTGAGGCATCTTTTAAAAATGGCTGCCATAGAAGACCTGCGTGGTATTACAACAATAACACCTCCTGCACCCAGGCACACCATCCCGTATGAGGCGCCGTCCGTACCGCCGCCGGCCAAAAAGAGCCCGGTTACATTCATAGCTGTTGTATTGCTGCTCATTAGTGGAGCTGTCTTCTTTTCCTGGACAACCCTTATCAAGTCGAGGGCAGATGCGGCAGAGCCCGAATCATCCAAGATCAACCCTTCCCGGGTGAAAGAAGTAAAATATACCGTGCCGGGAGAAAAAACAAAATACCAGGTAACGCCCACACGCCCCCCGGTAGGAGAAATACTCTCCATTGCTGCAGGTCCGCAGGAAGTGGTGGAAACGGAAAGGGCTGCCACTGCTGATCCCGGCATCACCTTAAACAATGGCATCTACTTCAATGATTTTAGCGATCCGGAGGATACTTCCTGGGATATAGGGGCAGATGACAACAGTGAGTTCAGCCTGGAAAACGGGAAATATGTAATGAAAGGGCTGGCCGATAGCCTGAGTTATTCCACCGCCATAAAGATCAATCTCGACATCCACAAAGACTTCACCATAACAGCCAATGCCACCCATTGGAGTGGCAGTACAGGTGATCCTTTCGGCATCAACTTCTGCGGTGACCAGGAACGGGATTCCTACTTCGTGTTTTACATCACGTCCAATGGGTACTATTCCATTGGCGCTTTAATAAAGGATCAGTGGAACGTGCTGGTAGATTGGACGGCATCTCCCAACATCCGGCCGGATGCCGGGATGAACATGCTTACCATTGAAAAGCAGGGTGGCTTATTGCGCTTCTTCATCAACGATCAGTTGGAGAAGATCATGGGCTTCCCCGGTGGGTTTGGCAATTACTTCGGTTTGCGTGTAGACGGCGCCCAGACCGTATCATTTGATCAGCTCATCGTAAAAGGATCACAATAG
- a CDS encoding PP2C family protein-serine/threonine phosphatase → MKKILISGNTDPGKRRKENQDAWIARQLWSADKALLAVIDGVGGYTGGEKAAAIARDSIQQYMQEPKGDTLTMLREAVIFANNRIVEERKKDQLISEMCCVLTAVVADISAQCIWFVHIGDTRLYRYRNGNLQKLTRDHSFVGIREDAGEMTELEAMRHPHRNQILREVGSAQHRLDDEDFMDYGREDFLPGDLLLLCSDGLTDMITGQQVATLLSTGQPLNQKVNGLITLANEMGGHDNITVVLLQRQVAAVKKQEKKGPAPSAESKATATSSKVNHEAAHASNQMAGPITDSPSSIADSRLPTADSQPQSPYSPPKLLWAALILLLVVGAGWYFSPPKKATATVPETNRIDSNRTAPVMRISHPAVPGPVVEEKTDTLRIASPLNWKYLEHYVDSTGKTLVLMPAKNSARGVAVNINEQSAQPGDTLLIKNIRIKNFETGIKIQIPVRLKTENLVFENTRYPFHHLVKPDSNHTSLLIMNNDKR, encoded by the coding sequence ATGAAGAAAATACTTATCAGCGGAAATACTGATCCCGGCAAACGCCGGAAGGAAAACCAGGATGCCTGGATTGCACGGCAACTATGGTCGGCCGATAAGGCATTGCTGGCAGTCATAGATGGAGTAGGAGGATATACCGGCGGGGAAAAAGCCGCCGCTATTGCCAGGGATAGCATACAACAATACATGCAGGAGCCCAAGGGGGATACCCTTACCATGTTGCGCGAGGCCGTCATCTTTGCCAACAACCGCATCGTGGAAGAGAGAAAAAAAGACCAGCTCATCAGCGAAATGTGTTGCGTGCTCACAGCAGTAGTGGCCGACATCTCCGCGCAATGCATCTGGTTTGTACACATAGGCGATACCAGGCTCTATCGTTACAGGAATGGCAACCTGCAAAAACTCACCAGGGACCATTCCTTCGTAGGCATCCGGGAAGATGCGGGGGAAATGACTGAGCTGGAAGCCATGCGGCATCCGCACCGCAACCAGATACTGCGTGAAGTAGGCTCTGCCCAGCACAGGCTGGATGATGAAGACTTCATGGACTATGGCCGGGAAGACTTCCTGCCGGGTGATCTCTTACTGCTGTGCAGTGATGGCTTGACCGACATGATTACGGGGCAGCAGGTAGCTACTTTACTATCAACAGGCCAGCCTTTGAACCAAAAAGTAAATGGCCTCATTACATTGGCCAATGAAATGGGCGGGCACGACAACATAACCGTTGTCCTCCTGCAACGCCAGGTCGCTGCTGTGAAAAAACAAGAGAAAAAAGGACCTGCCCCATCCGCAGAAAGCAAAGCAACAGCAACGTCGTCAAAAGTTAACCACGAAGCTGCTCATGCATCCAACCAGATGGCCGGCCCGATTACCGATTCGCCATCATCCATTGCCGATTCCCGACTGCCGACTGCCGATTCCCAACCACAATCACCCTATTCCCCTCCCAAACTCCTCTGGGCCGCCCTCATACTATTACTGGTTGTCGGCGCTGGCTGGTATTTCTCTCCACCCAAAAAAGCAACCGCAACAGTACCGGAAACAAACCGTATAGATAGCAACCGTACAGCCCCGGTCATGCGCATCAGCCATCCCGCTGTGCCCGGCCCTGTTGTCGAAGAAAAAACTGATACGCTGCGCATCGCTTCGCCACTAAATTGGAAATACCTGGAACACTATGTCGATAGTACCGGCAAAACCCTCGTGCTGATGCCTGCTAAAAACAGTGCACGTGGGGTTGCTGTAAACATCAATGAACAGTCTGCACAGCCCGGTGATACCCTGCTCATCAAAAACATACGCATTAAAAACTTTGAAACGGGCATCAAAATACAGATCCCTGTACGCCTGAAAACAGAAAACCTCGTATTCGAAAACACCCGGTATCCATTCCATCATCTTGTGAAACCCGATAGTAACCATACCTCCCTATTGATCATGAACAACGACAAGCGATAA
- a CDS encoding FtsW/RodA/SpoVE family cell cycle protein: MAVREKHIKKNTTKEGWLLLTGTALILLLFFFKLWQALSPQLEKTTTALGEGRALKLESVINKDALKKIIADGNYYTDQRDIDLLADSLAHKLFTIGQPDNLGALNKSAYAITAPVSWQSNIGGIDFRGRLRASRQRLGLDSALYVQELTGPVSYPAALHVAAGDRQMTGQVLYQDRPMEGVLIQLRQHIPSLDEDSLTGVIGYARTNAKGEFAFTGLFRDSGYSVLPVKPGYEFGSRKGTSRLNQRAAYTFTARPHKIRLIGPIAYGQIKEDSVLIVRTPEEFKTSFQIIAGALILAFFIVHLILSVRKKQPDSFLLPVLLLLCGISVLTLFSIQHPLTDSLHAFQTLQGIIAGLVAYTILCSVNIGKLHTRWWFDGLFNFKNRNIYQLKGWTWLALAILLAVITVFIGTGPEGSGVKVNLQLGGFTFQPSEITKYLLLFFLAAFFAANGDNIRNLSDIRWRFYINWGVLAGIGAILALYLFMGDMGPALVVCFTFLFFYSIARGNLLFTVLSGLGYCVLLWFLPGWMATVAAFLLVIIVLLVQGNLRSIKWYGSLAAIADAPVIILIVIAAFAFGDRMPGIGERLADRKAIWQSQWNNDVFGGDHLAHSYWTLSSGGFSGQGIGRGFPNTMPAAHTDMILPSIGEEMGWLGLVAVFLLFGILIHRTFLHARRSGQPFTFYLCAGIAITIGIQLLIIAGGSIGLLPLTGVAVPFLSYGKISLIINLAAMGIVAGISARAGQEVQQEYTRKNYDPVLATGISFFLIGIIVLGAKLFFVQVVDRDEYIVKQARVVMRNGVPIYSYNPRIDKLMRLLAAGNVYDRNGLILATSDAATIQQSLDTLQKAGITKLQLQELSQKRVRRFYPFAENLFFWTGDYNTRLFWGQANGYFAEARHLTALRGFGITREIQDSVHTLYQPDRFTRPFYKTVPLARYDYTALTEGLKAGIDSNAAPIRKIRDKERNLYLSVDAALQKELQDSLHNSLFNNKRISIVVLDATSGDVLASALNPLPDLQSPELMQLSDRERGQLEMPVTERDLGMTYATAPGSTAKILTALAGLNKMGAAAAEVRYTDIYRNEIFRDNKREQEPFIPKVQFVDMHEAIVNSSNIFFIRLANENHLEEEMAALYEATGMNLEQRGGYNYTLSNDRQKISADLAVWKRDALSHDRRQYNNPKYMGTTKRYRSVFSGLAWGQSVLTATPASMARMAGGIANHGVLQPSRYLLQAAGETQPVPEGIKISRDTAYTSLLRQYMIDQSSTPGRQKIKDSKVAGKTGTPERIVKGEKQSDGWYVFFAPTPDNNSYTVACIRIESGQSSANAVLLANTVTKILQRRAYMGSF; the protein is encoded by the coding sequence ATGGCTGTTCGCGAAAAACATATCAAAAAGAACACAACAAAGGAAGGCTGGCTACTGCTGACCGGCACAGCATTAATACTGCTCCTCTTTTTCTTTAAGCTTTGGCAGGCGCTCAGCCCACAACTGGAAAAAACAACCACCGCTTTGGGGGAAGGCAGGGCCCTGAAACTTGAAAGCGTCATCAACAAAGACGCCCTGAAAAAGATCATTGCCGATGGTAACTACTATACTGATCAGCGTGACATAGACCTGCTGGCCGATTCCCTGGCGCATAAACTTTTTACCATTGGCCAGCCGGATAACCTTGGGGCGCTCAATAAAAGTGCCTATGCCATCACAGCGCCGGTATCCTGGCAGTCAAACATAGGTGGCATAGATTTTCGTGGCAGGCTGCGCGCATCGCGACAAAGGCTTGGGCTCGATTCTGCTTTATACGTACAGGAACTAACCGGCCCCGTCAGCTATCCTGCTGCACTTCATGTTGCCGCAGGCGACAGGCAAATGACGGGGCAGGTCCTGTACCAGGATCGTCCCATGGAAGGAGTGCTCATCCAGTTAAGACAGCACATTCCCTCCCTCGATGAAGATTCGCTCACCGGCGTTATCGGTTATGCGCGTACCAATGCAAAAGGTGAATTTGCATTTACCGGTTTATTCCGCGATTCGGGCTACAGCGTATTGCCCGTCAAACCCGGTTATGAATTTGGAAGCAGGAAAGGCACCAGCCGGCTGAACCAGCGGGCCGCTTACACCTTTACCGCCAGGCCTCATAAAATAAGGCTCATTGGTCCAATTGCCTATGGACAGATAAAAGAAGACAGCGTATTAATCGTCAGAACACCGGAAGAATTCAAAACCAGTTTTCAGATCATAGCAGGAGCCCTCATCCTGGCATTCTTCATCGTTCACCTCATCTTATCTGTAAGAAAAAAACAGCCCGATAGCTTCCTGCTGCCGGTGCTCTTGTTATTGTGCGGTATCTCCGTGCTTACCCTCTTTAGCATCCAGCACCCATTGACCGATTCATTGCATGCTTTCCAAACCCTGCAGGGCATCATTGCCGGGCTTGTAGCATATACTATTCTATGCAGTGTGAACATAGGTAAACTGCATACCCGCTGGTGGTTTGATGGCCTCTTCAACTTCAAAAACAGGAATATCTATCAGCTCAAAGGATGGACATGGCTGGCATTGGCCATACTGCTGGCTGTTATCACCGTCTTCATAGGAACAGGCCCCGAAGGGAGTGGTGTAAAAGTCAACCTCCAACTGGGCGGCTTCACCTTCCAACCCAGTGAGATCACTAAGTACCTGCTCTTATTCTTTCTCGCTGCCTTCTTTGCTGCCAACGGAGACAACATCCGTAACCTCTCCGACATACGCTGGCGCTTCTACATCAATTGGGGAGTACTGGCAGGCATTGGCGCCATCCTCGCACTCTATCTTTTCATGGGCGACATGGGACCGGCGCTGGTTGTTTGCTTCACCTTCCTTTTCTTTTACAGCATTGCACGCGGCAATCTCCTCTTCACCGTATTATCGGGCCTGGGCTATTGTGTGCTGTTATGGTTCCTGCCCGGATGGATGGCTACAGTGGCCGCTTTTCTGCTTGTCATCATCGTATTACTGGTGCAGGGGAACCTGCGCAGTATAAAATGGTATGGTTCTCTGGCAGCCATAGCCGATGCGCCGGTCATCATACTGATCGTCATTGCAGCTTTTGCTTTCGGTGATCGTATGCCCGGCATCGGAGAGCGGCTGGCCGACCGGAAGGCCATCTGGCAAAGCCAATGGAACAATGATGTATTTGGTGGCGATCACCTGGCCCATAGCTATTGGACACTCTCTTCCGGTGGTTTCTCCGGTCAAGGCATTGGCCGCGGGTTTCCCAACACCATGCCGGCCGCCCATACTGATATGATCCTGCCCAGCATCGGTGAAGAAATGGGGTGGCTGGGGCTCGTAGCGGTATTCCTCTTATTCGGTATCCTCATTCACCGTACCTTCCTGCATGCCCGCAGGTCGGGGCAACCTTTCACCTTTTACCTCTGTGCCGGTATTGCCATCACCATCGGTATACAACTATTAATAATTGCCGGAGGCTCCATTGGTCTCCTGCCGCTTACCGGTGTTGCTGTACCCTTTCTCAGTTATGGTAAAATATCACTCATCATCAACCTGGCCGCCATGGGTATCGTGGCAGGCATCTCCGCCCGGGCAGGACAGGAAGTACAGCAGGAATATACCCGTAAAAACTATGATCCGGTCCTGGCTACAGGCATCTCCTTCTTTTTGATCGGCATCATCGTGCTGGGCGCCAAACTATTCTTTGTGCAGGTTGTTGATCGCGATGAATATATTGTAAAGCAGGCGCGCGTGGTCATGCGCAACGGTGTGCCCATCTACAGCTACAATCCCCGCATAGATAAACTCATGCGACTGCTGGCTGCCGGTAACGTCTACGACCGTAATGGGCTCATACTGGCAACCAGCGATGCCGCAACTATCCAACAAAGCCTGGACACCTTACAAAAGGCAGGCATTACCAAATTGCAACTACAGGAGCTCTCGCAAAAAAGGGTACGGCGTTTTTATCCTTTTGCAGAAAACCTCTTCTTCTGGACCGGCGATTACAATACCCGTTTATTCTGGGGACAGGCGAATGGTTACTTTGCAGAAGCGCGCCACCTCACAGCCCTCCGTGGATTTGGTATTACCCGCGAAATACAGGATTCTGTACATACCTTATACCAGCCCGATCGTTTCACCAGGCCATTCTACAAAACAGTACCACTGGCGCGCTATGATTATACAGCCCTCACAGAAGGATTGAAGGCCGGCATTGACAGCAATGCAGCCCCCATCCGGAAAATAAGGGATAAGGAACGCAACCTCTACCTCAGTGTGGATGCTGCTTTACAAAAAGAGTTGCAGGATTCTTTGCACAACAGCCTCTTTAACAATAAGCGTATCTCTATAGTGGTATTGGATGCCACTTCCGGCGATGTGCTGGCATCGGCATTAAATCCCCTGCCTGACCTGCAATCGCCCGAGCTCATGCAATTGTCCGACAGGGAAAGAGGCCAACTGGAAATGCCCGTCACCGAAAGGGACCTGGGGATGACCTATGCCACAGCGCCCGGCTCTACAGCCAAAATATTGACTGCACTGGCCGGCCTGAATAAAATGGGCGCTGCCGCCGCTGAAGTGCGATACACCGACATCTACCGCAATGAGATATTCCGCGACAATAAAAGAGAACAGGAACCCTTCATTCCCAAAGTGCAATTTGTTGACATGCATGAAGCCATCGTCAATTCCAGCAATATCTTCTTCATCCGCCTGGCCAACGAAAATCACCTTGAGGAAGAAATGGCCGCCTTATACGAGGCAACAGGCATGAACCTTGAACAACGGGGCGGCTACAACTATACCTTATCAAACGACAGGCAAAAAATATCGGCCGACCTGGCCGTATGGAAAAGAGATGCCTTGAGTCACGACCGCAGGCAATACAACAATCCAAAATACATGGGTACCACCAAACGGTACCGCAGTGTATTCTCCGGGCTTGCCTGGGGACAAAGCGTATTGACAGCTACGCCCGCATCCATGGCGAGAATGGCAGGCGGTATTGCCAATCATGGCGTATTGCAGCCCTCCCGTTATCTTTTGCAGGCAGCCGGGGAAACACAGCCGGTACCGGAAGGTATCAAAATATCGAGAGACACGGCCTATACCTCCCTGCTCAGGCAATACATGATAGATCAGTCCAGTACACCGGGGCGGCAAAAAATAAAAGATAGTAAAGTGGCGGGCAAAACCGGTACGCCGGAGCGGATCGTCAAAGGAGAAAAGCAATCGGATGGCTGGTACGTCTTCTTTGCGCCCACACCAGACAATAACTCGTACACCGTTGCCTGTATCCGTATAGAAAGCGGGCAAAGCTCGGCCAATGCGGTCTTGCTGGCCAATACAGTCACTAAGATCTTGCAGCGAAGAGCATACATGGGTTCATTTTAA